From Marivirga harenae, one genomic window encodes:
- a CDS encoding 1-acyl-sn-glycerol-3-phosphate acyltransferase, with protein sequence MEYLEAFDSIRPYNDSEVNEAVQRLIQHPFFDKVVQRVFPDKSVDQLKGALADVHNVKDFQKVMMYPTARSVLDNSSEGISHDGFDKINPDKSYLFISNHRDIVLDSTILNVLLFELGIDTTEVAIGNNLLVNQWVTDLAKLNKNFIVNRNIPPREMYSYSQTLSSYIRHTILERKTSIWIAQREGRTKNGDDQTQQGLLKMIGLSGEKDFYENYAPLRIAPMAISYEYDPCDVLKAREIASKLAGKSKEKTPEDDLQSMIAGITGVKGRVHISIGKIVDEKLREIREIRNKNDQMQALADLIDERVHKSYKLWPNNFIAYDWLYEKRFADRYTKEEVEKFEAYLRKQAQAFSANFNELKDPLLAMYANPIKNKLKVVGMIERDL encoded by the coding sequence ATGGAGTATTTGGAAGCATTTGATTCGATTAGACCTTATAATGACTCAGAGGTGAATGAAGCCGTTCAGCGCTTGATACAGCATCCATTTTTTGATAAAGTTGTCCAAAGAGTTTTTCCTGATAAGTCGGTGGATCAATTGAAGGGAGCATTGGCAGATGTACATAATGTCAAGGATTTCCAAAAAGTAATGATGTATCCGACTGCTCGTAGCGTATTAGATAATAGTTCGGAAGGCATTTCTCACGATGGTTTTGATAAAATCAATCCAGATAAATCTTATCTTTTTATTTCCAACCATAGGGATATTGTGTTGGACTCTACCATTTTAAATGTATTGCTTTTTGAATTAGGGATAGATACAACAGAAGTAGCTATAGGTAATAATCTATTGGTGAATCAGTGGGTGACCGATTTGGCTAAACTCAATAAAAATTTTATAGTTAATAGAAATATCCCGCCAAGGGAAATGTATTCTTATTCACAGACTTTGTCGTCTTATATTCGACATACCATTTTGGAGAGAAAGACCTCCATTTGGATTGCACAGCGCGAGGGTAGAACCAAAAATGGAGACGATCAAACACAACAAGGCTTGCTGAAAATGATTGGTTTAAGCGGAGAAAAAGATTTCTATGAAAATTATGCTCCTTTAAGAATAGCTCCAATGGCGATTTCCTATGAATATGATCCTTGCGATGTTTTGAAAGCAAGAGAGATAGCTTCCAAATTAGCCGGCAAATCTAAAGAGAAAACGCCTGAAGATGATTTGCAAAGTATGATTGCCGGAATAACAGGAGTGAAAGGAAGGGTTCATATTTCAATAGGAAAAATAGTAGATGAGAAATTAAGGGAAATTCGTGAAATCAGAAATAAAAATGATCAAATGCAGGCTTTGGCTGATTTGATTGATGAGCGAGTACACAAAAGCTATAAGCTTTGGCCCAATAATTTTATTGCGTATGATTGGTTATATGAAAAGCGTTTCGCTGATCGTTATACAAAAGAAGAAGTAGAAAAATTTGAAGCCTACCTAAGGAAGCAAGCCCAAGCTTTTTCTGCTAATTTTAATGAATTGAAAGATCCCTTATTGGCTATGTATGCCAACCCTATAAAAAATAAATTGAAAGTGGTGGGAATGATCGAGAGGGATTTATAA
- a CDS encoding BT0820 family HAD-type phosphatase, whose amino-acid sequence MLKIAVDFDGTIVEDRYPAIGKPQLFAIETMKALHQQQHQLILWTVREGKSLQEAVEFCRKHGIEFYAVNKNYPEEELEPGQSRKLNVDFFIDDRNIGGFLGWSKVWELLGNNPVEYTIPKKSFWEKLKDLFR is encoded by the coding sequence ATGTTGAAAATTGCAGTTGATTTTGATGGCACTATAGTAGAAGATCGTTATCCAGCTATTGGGAAGCCTCAGCTATTCGCGATTGAAACTATGAAGGCCTTGCATCAACAACAGCATCAATTGATATTATGGACTGTAAGAGAAGGTAAATCCTTACAAGAAGCTGTGGAATTTTGCAGAAAGCATGGAATAGAGTTTTATGCCGTAAATAAAAATTATCCTGAAGAGGAATTGGAGCCCGGACAAAGTCGAAAGCTCAATGTTGATTTTTTTATTGACGACCGAAATATAGGCGGATTTCTGGGCTGGAGTAAAGTTTGGGAACTATTAGGTAATAATCCAGTTGAATACACAATTCCTAAAAAAAGCTTTTGGGAAAAACTTAAAGATTTATTCAGATGA
- a CDS encoding META domain-containing protein — translation MINLMKSISMICLVLILGAGCEEEESVRNFDDLIGSWQLAYYLTEDNGRINDPDDGKPVYLTFKADRTFEGMAGNNFIELGKFEVEGDQLILMDAAVTEITTTEWGERFNDALRHSWNGEALAIPYTIEDNELILNYVDNDTMHFLPKE, via the coding sequence ATGATAAATCTAATGAAATCTATTTCAATGATTTGTCTAGTGCTTATTCTAGGGGCCGGGTGTGAAGAGGAGGAATCAGTGCGAAATTTTGATGACCTTATTGGTTCTTGGCAGTTAGCGTATTACCTGACTGAGGACAATGGTCGGATTAATGATCCTGATGACGGCAAGCCTGTTTATTTGACATTTAAAGCAGATCGTACATTTGAAGGCATGGCTGGCAATAATTTCATTGAGCTTGGTAAATTCGAAGTCGAAGGTGATCAATTAATTTTAATGGATGCTGCTGTGACAGAGATTACAACCACAGAATGGGGAGAGCGCTTTAATGATGCACTAAGACATAGTTGGAATGGTGAAGCCCTTGCTATACCATACACGATTGAAGATAATGAGTTGATTTTAAATTATGTAGATAATGATACCATGCATTTTTTGCCAAAAGAGTGA
- the map gene encoding type I methionyl aminopeptidase — MIHLKTKEEIELMRKSALLVSKTLGLMAELLEPGVTTLELDKKAEEYIRDNGGVPGFLGLYDFPNTLCMSPNEQVVHGFPNKDPLKEGDIISIDCGVVMNGFYGDHAYTFAVGEVKPEIEKLLKVTKESLYLGIEECKAGNRIGDIGFAIQNHAETHGYGVVRELVGHGLGRKMHESPEVPNYGKRGRGAKLKEGMVLAIEPMINLGGRSIKQLADGWSIVTADNRYSAHFEHDVAIVDGKPDILSTFDYVEEALNKKGALVI, encoded by the coding sequence ATGATTCATTTGAAAACAAAAGAAGAGATTGAATTAATGCGTAAAAGCGCATTATTGGTATCCAAAACCTTAGGACTAATGGCTGAATTATTAGAGCCAGGAGTTACCACTTTGGAATTGGATAAGAAAGCAGAGGAATATATTAGAGATAATGGTGGTGTACCGGGCTTCTTAGGTCTATACGACTTTCCGAATACACTGTGTATGAGTCCGAATGAGCAAGTTGTACATGGCTTTCCTAATAAAGACCCTTTAAAGGAAGGTGATATTATATCGATTGATTGCGGTGTGGTCATGAATGGTTTTTATGGAGATCATGCCTACACCTTTGCTGTGGGAGAAGTGAAACCTGAGATAGAGAAATTATTAAAAGTCACGAAAGAGTCATTGTATTTAGGCATAGAAGAATGTAAAGCTGGAAATAGAATCGGTGATATCGGATTTGCTATTCAGAATCATGCGGAAACGCACGGATATGGAGTGGTAAGAGAATTGGTAGGCCATGGCTTAGGCAGAAAAATGCATGAATCACCAGAAGTACCTAATTACGGCAAAAGAGGCAGAGGAGCTAAATTGAAAGAAGGGATGGTATTGGCTATTGAGCCCATGATTAATTTAGGCGGAAGAAGCATCAAGCAATTGGCTGATGGCTGGTCGATAGTCACTGCTGACAACAGATACTCTGCCCATTTCGAACATGATGTAGCCATAGTAGACGGTAAACCTGATATCCTTTCTACTTTTGATTATGTTGAGGAAGCATTGAATAAAAAAGGTGCGCTTGTAATATAA
- a CDS encoding VOC family protein produces the protein MHINQIKETCLYIKDLKKAKDFYHGKLGLPIITHAPEKLIFFRSGSSVLLCFNPEYSENQDVPPPHFASGKQHIAFEVPANDYDSAKMELEEKGIAITYEHEWPNGKLSAYFEDPEGNVLEIVPSGLWDKA, from the coding sequence ATGCATATCAATCAAATCAAAGAGACTTGTCTGTATATTAAAGACTTGAAAAAAGCTAAAGATTTTTATCATGGTAAATTAGGCTTACCTATTATAACGCATGCACCCGAGAAATTGATATTCTTTCGTTCGGGTAGTTCTGTTCTACTTTGTTTTAATCCGGAGTATAGTGAGAATCAGGATGTTCCCCCGCCTCATTTTGCGAGTGGCAAGCAACATATTGCTTTTGAGGTTCCCGCCAATGATTATGACTCAGCCAAAATGGAATTAGAAGAGAAAGGGATCGCTATAACTTACGAGCACGAATGGCCAAACGGGAAACTTTCAGCCTATTTTGAAGATCCGGAAGGAAATGTTTTGGAGATAGTGCCAAGCGGTTTGTGGGATAAGGCATGA